The Coffea eugenioides isolate CCC68of chromosome 8, Ceug_1.0, whole genome shotgun sequence genome has a segment encoding these proteins:
- the LOC113781398 gene encoding homeobox-leucine zipper protein ATHB-12-like, whose amino-acid sequence MFQRGTAPPACPIPSSSWTAQHVPADEVVELELHSMSGSSTTSKTISKRRFNDDQIRYLESMFEAESRPELRVKQQLANKLGLQPRQVAIWFQNKRARSKSKQIEQDYSVLKASYDDLASKFESLKKESESLHVEVQKLRQLTIRSGKEEYGREDIELEADQTTEFLLKASSSHEQRSAICDENFTRSTDYLVEATNSLYMAQLADGSLTSTEDGCSFEANDLIDNSSCNSQLWEL is encoded by the exons atgtttcaaagaGGAACGGCACCACCTGCATGTCCAATACCGTCATCATCTTGGACTGCACAACACGTCCCTGCAGATGAAGTAGTAGAGCTAGAGCTGCACAGCATGTCCGGTTCTTCTACTACCAGCAAGACCATTAGCAAAAGGAGATTTAACGATGATCAGATCAGGTACTTGGAGAGTATGTTTGAGGCAGAGTCGAGGCCGGAGTTACGGGTAAAGCAACAGTTAGCTAACAAGCTTGGCCTCCAGCCTCGCCAGGTTGCTATATGGTTCCAGAACAAGAGAGCTCGATCAAAGTCAAAGCAAATTGAGCAAGACTACAGCGTCCTAAAGGCTAGTTATGACGACCTGGCCTCTAAGTTTGAGTCCCTGAAGAAAGAGAGTGAATCCCTACACGTTGAG GTACAGAAACTCAGGCAACTTACTATAAGAAGCGGCAAAGAAGAATACGGGAGAGAGGACATCGAGCTGGAAGCTGATCAAACAACAGAGTTTCTACTAAAGGCGAGCAGCAGCCACGAACAGCGCAGTGCAATCTGTGATGAAAACTTTACCAGGAGTACAGATTACCTGGTAGAAGCAACTAATTCTCTTTACATGGCACAGTTAGCTGATGGTTCCTTAACGTCAACAGAGGATGGATGCAGCTTCGAGGCCAATGATCTTATAGATAATTCAAGTTGCAACTCACAGTTGTGGGAGTTGTGA